The nucleotide sequence CTCTGGTTTCAGCTTCTTTATTAATGCTACCGAATACTGGTTTTAAAAACCTGGCCAGTTGTGCAGCTTCAATTAAAAAAGCATCGTGCCCGTGAATTGATCGTATTTCGTGAATACTCACATTATTTTTTACCAGCGAAAGGTTTACATAAGTATCCCAATTTTCATCGGCCAGAAAAAACCAATCGGAATTCACCGTAACAATGTGGATGTTTCCCTCTATTTTTTTTGCCGTTTCCAGGTAGTTTTCGCTGCCTTTGCTAATATCTATAGTGGTTAGCAAATGATTCATCAACTTATAAGAAGCGAGCTGAAAACGCTCTTCCAGTTTATCTCCGTGATATTGCAACCAGCCTTCTACTTTATAACAAGGTTTTACTTCTTCTTTTGTACGATTAAATTTCTTACTTAAAGATTGTGGCGTGCGGTAGAAAGTCATCGCGTGCATTCTCGCATCTTTTACCGGCTCTTTGGAATTATTTAGAATTTGCTCCTGTACTTTACAATTTGCCAACACCCAATCGGTTGCTTTATAATCTGTTGCGATGGGCATAATATTTTCAGCTAAATCAGGTTTAAGAGCCGCGAGTTCCCAGGCTAAAGCTCCACCTATGGAACCTCCAATTATTGCAAAAAGCTTTTCAATTTTTAATTGCTGAAGTGCCAGTGCCTGAATTTTAGCTATATCTGCAAGCGTAAATTCTTTATAATTATCAATTAAATGTTCCTTTTTTCCGTTAAAACCATTCCCCGGAATATTAAAAGCCAGGATGCTGAATTTTTCGGTATCTATACATTTTCCGGGGCCAACAATATTAGTCCACCAACCTAATTTTCCTGTAATTTGGGAATTCCCGGTAAGCGCGTGATTTATTAAAACCACCGGTGCAGTATCCGGATTTTGCCCAAATTGCTGAAAGCTTAAATAGATATCCTGAACCGTTCCCGCAGAATTTTCAAAATCTTTTAAACAGAGTTCCTGTAGCATATTCTTCTTTTTTGATTTAGAAAGAGCAAAAGGAAAAAGACTTAACCTGGCTGCTTTTTCCTTTGTCTTTCCACCAACAATAAATTATACCAATGCTTTTTTATGAATTTTGGCAAAAGCCTCTTTTAGATCTGTTTTTAGATCTTCCACATCTTCAAGGCCTACCGAAAGGCGAATAAGATCTTGTGTAACTCCGGTAGTAGCTTGTTGCTTTTCGTCCAGCTGCTGATGCGTAGTGCTCGCAGGGTGAATAATCAGGGATTTCGTATCACCAATATTAGCAACGAGTGAGAAAAGTTTTGTTTCATCGGCTACAACTTTAGCCGATTCAAAGCCACCTTCAACTCCAAAAGTTACTACGCCACTTTGGCCTTTTGGGAGATATTCTTTGGCAAGTTTATTATACTTACTGCTTTCTAAACCGGGATAATTAACCCATTTTACTTCTTCCTGCTGTTCTAGCCATTTCGCAAGATTTAAGGCATTTTCGCTATGCTGCTTTATCCTGATGTCTAGAGTTTCTAAACCTTGTAAGATTTGAAATGCGTTATAAGGACTTAGAGCCGCACCGTGATCACGAAGCCCTTCAATTCTAACCTTGGCAATAAATGCTGCTTCTTTTAAAGCTTCGTGGTAAACAAGTCCGTGGTAGCCCGGTGAAGGTTCTGTGAATTCAGGGAACTTGCCATTCGCCCAGTTAAAATTCCCGGCATCTATGATGGCTCCACCAAGCGAAGTACCATTTCCGCTTATATATTTAGTAAGGGATTCAATAACAATATCGGCGCCGTGCTCTATAGGTTTTAGCAAAGAAGGTGTGGCAACGGTATTATCCACTATAAAAGGAACTTTAAGCGCATTTGCTTCGGCAGAAATTGCTTTTAGATCTAAGACGTCCAGCTTTGGATTTCCCAGCGATTCTACAAAAACTGCACGTGTATTTTCTTTTGCAGCCTTTTTAAAGTTTTCAGGATATTCGGGGTCTACAAAAGTAGTGGTGATTCCAAATCTAGGTAGCGTTACACTTAGCAAATTGTAAGTTCCACCGTATAAACTACTGGAAGCAACAATATGGTCTCCGGCTTTTAATAGCGTGAGAAGCGTAGTATTAATGGCCGCAGTTCCTGATGCGGTTACTACCGCAGCAATTCCACCTTCCAGTGAAGCAAGGCGTTGTTCCAAAATATCGTTAGTAGGATTATTCAAACGAGTGTAGATATAACCAGGTTCTGCAAGTGAGAAAAGATTGGCAGCGTGATCTGAATTATTAAAAACATAAGAAGTTGTTTGGTAAATAGGTACCGCTCTTGTTCCTCCGTTAGCTTTAGTATCGTGACCGGCGTGTAATGCGTTTGTTGAAAATTTTTGAGTACTCATAATTTCTAGTTTTTTAAAGTTGCTTCTAATTTTCGAAGCTTGATTTTTTGTATTTGGATTTCCGCCTTTGCGGAAATGACGATTTAATTAATAAAAAAGTCCCCTTAAGTAGCTATTACCAAGGGGACCTTTTAATTGAACTCTAAACAAACTAAGTTAAATCCGGTTTTGGCAATAGCGTTTCATGTGTCGCATAGACATACACATCATCATAGTGCGCATCATCATGTTATTTATTGCCTTAATATTTTTCATCTTTTCTTTTTTGTCATTCCCACAAACTCGGGAATCTAATTTTCTTTATTTCCGCCTTCGGAATTTAATTTTCTATTTCAATTATTTTTCTGGATTTCCGCCTTCCCGGAAATGAACAATTTATTGCATAAAAAAAGCCGCTGCGGTTGGCAGCGGCTTTTTGCAATTTATATCTTTTCAGAATTAAGCAATAGAGCGCGCTGCGGAAGTTCTCCACATCATCATACGCATCATATTGCAAATTACCTGGTACATTTCGTTGTTTTGTTGGTTACAAAGATAAGGGCAGAATTTTTTAATATCCAAACCAAAACTTCATTTTTACGAAAAATAAATTTTAAAGCTCGTAAAATGAATAATAAGGAATTGGATTACATTAAAAATGATTATTATTTAATTTTTAACCTATTAAACATTATAAAATGCTAAAAAACAATAGATTATAAATCATCCTGATTATAAACTTCTTCTCTATTCAATATAAAGCTTCTTCAACCTATTAAAAAAGAAAGTTAAAGCAAGTTTGAGTTCTGCATATTTTTATACATTTGTAACCGAATTATTTAAAGGGAAGGATTTGACTGATTGCAACCCTTTTATACTTTTAAAAAGTATAAGAAAAATGCTAAAGCAGTATCACTACTTCCTTAGCTCCCCGTCAAATTCAACCCGTATTTTTTAAAAAACTAATTTAAAAATATGGCTTATTTATTTACTTCAGAAAGTGTATCTGAAGGACACCCAGATAAAATCGCAGATCAGATTAGCGATACTTTACTAGATAATTTCCTTGCTTTTGATGAAAATTCTAAAGTTGCCTGTGAAACATTGGTTACTACAGGCCAGGTGGTTCTTGCCGGCGAAGTTAGAAGCGACACTTATATTGATGTACAAAATATTGCCCGCGAAGTAATAAACGAGATTGGTTATACCAAAGGAGCTTATAAGTTTAGTGGTGATTCTTGTGGCGTGATCTCTTTAATTCACGAACAATCCCAGGAAATTTACCAGGGTGTAGATCGGGAAAACAAAGAAGAACAGGGCGCCGGAGACCAGGGTATGATGTTTGGTTATGCCACCAACGAGACCGAAAATTATATGCCCCTGGCACTAGATATTTCTCACAAAATCCTTATTGAATTGGCAAAATTAAGGCGTGAAGGTAAGGATATCCCCTATTTACGTCCCGATTCTAAAAGCCAGGTGACCATAGAATATAGTGACGATAATGTTCCGCAAAAAATTGTGGCCATTGTGGTTTCTACCCAGCATGATGAGTTTGATGAGAATGATGATGAAATGCTGAAAAAGATCAAGAAAGACATTCTTGAAATTCTTATTCCACGAGTAAAGGAACAGTTACCTGAATATGTTCAGAAACTATTTAACGATGATATTACGTATCATATAAACCCAACCGGAAAGTTTGTTATTGGTGGGCCTCACGGCGATGCCGGACTTACAGGAAGAAAAATTATCGTAGACACCTACGGTGGTAAAGGTGCTCACGGTGGTGGTGCATTCTCAGGAAAAGACCCCAGTAAAGTTGATAGATCTGCCGCTTACGCATCGCGGCACGTTGCCAAAAACCTTGTTGCAGCAGGCCTTGCAGATGAAGTTTTAGTGCAGGTTTCTTATGCGATTGGGGTGGTGGAACCTACTTCTATTTCAGTAGAAACTTATGGGACCGCAAAAGTAGATATGAAGGATGGGGAAATTGCTAAAAAAGTAGCCCAAATATTTGATATGCGCCCCTGGGCCATTGAAGACAGGTTGAAACTGAGAAATCCTATCTATCGGGAAACTGCAGCCTACGGCCATATGGGCAAAGAACCAAGAACGGTAACTAAAATCTTTAAAAGTCCTTATTCCGGAGAGGTAAAAAAAGAAGTGGAATTGTTTACCTGGGAAAAACTGGATTATGTAGATAAAGTGAAGGAAGCTTTTAAGCTTTAAACTGAAAACCCTATAATTATTTAAAATACCGCTGAAATCAGCGGTATTTTTTTTTGACGTTTTCTTCGGAAACCTTTAACAACGCGACGCAGTTTTAATTCCTAATTTTAGAATTCCACCAATCAAACACCTTATGTCTGTTTTTAAAAAAGTAAGAAACACTATCAACCTATTGAAGTCGGTTGATATGGATCAATTAGCGAAAATAAATCAGCAAATAGATCTTTCGGAAGCGATGAAAAG is from Salegentibacter mishustinae and encodes:
- a CDS encoding alpha/beta fold hydrolase — encoded protein: MLQELCLKDFENSAGTVQDIYLSFQQFGQNPDTAPVVLINHALTGNSQITGKLGWWTNIVGPGKCIDTEKFSILAFNIPGNGFNGKKEHLIDNYKEFTLADIAKIQALALQQLKIEKLFAIIGGSIGGALAWELAALKPDLAENIMPIATDYKATDWVLANCKVQEQILNNSKEPVKDARMHAMTFYRTPQSLSKKFNRTKEEVKPCYKVEGWLQYHGDKLEERFQLASYKLMNHLLTTIDISKGSENYLETAKKIEGNIHIVTVNSDWFFLADENWDTYVNLSLVKNNVSIHEIRSIHGHDAFLIEAAQLARFLKPVFGSINKEAETRAKLETEIFNTQANGNWAVSNSRVGI
- the metK gene encoding methionine adenosyltransferase, producing MAYLFTSESVSEGHPDKIADQISDTLLDNFLAFDENSKVACETLVTTGQVVLAGEVRSDTYIDVQNIAREVINEIGYTKGAYKFSGDSCGVISLIHEQSQEIYQGVDRENKEEQGAGDQGMMFGYATNETENYMPLALDISHKILIELAKLRREGKDIPYLRPDSKSQVTIEYSDDNVPQKIVAIVVSTQHDEFDENDDEMLKKIKKDILEILIPRVKEQLPEYVQKLFNDDITYHINPTGKFVIGGPHGDAGLTGRKIIVDTYGGKGAHGGGAFSGKDPSKVDRSAAYASRHVAKNLVAAGLADEVLVQVSYAIGVVEPTSISVETYGTAKVDMKDGEIAKKVAQIFDMRPWAIEDRLKLRNPIYRETAAYGHMGKEPRTVTKIFKSPYSGEVKKEVELFTWEKLDYVDKVKEAFKL
- a CDS encoding O-acetylhomoserine aminocarboxypropyltransferase/cysteine synthase family protein translates to MSTQKFSTNALHAGHDTKANGGTRAVPIYQTTSYVFNNSDHAANLFSLAEPGYIYTRLNNPTNDILEQRLASLEGGIAAVVTASGTAAINTTLLTLLKAGDHIVASSSLYGGTYNLLSVTLPRFGITTTFVDPEYPENFKKAAKENTRAVFVESLGNPKLDVLDLKAISAEANALKVPFIVDNTVATPSLLKPIEHGADIVIESLTKYISGNGTSLGGAIIDAGNFNWANGKFPEFTEPSPGYHGLVYHEALKEAAFIAKVRIEGLRDHGAALSPYNAFQILQGLETLDIRIKQHSENALNLAKWLEQQEEVKWVNYPGLESSKYNKLAKEYLPKGQSGVVTFGVEGGFESAKVVADETKLFSLVANIGDTKSLIIHPASTTHQQLDEKQQATTGVTQDLIRLSVGLEDVEDLKTDLKEAFAKIHKKALV